TACTCGGCCTACTCTATTCTCAAGACAGCTGATCTAGAACGGGAAGAATATATGTATGATGGCTTACGCCAGGCCCACCAGTTAACGGAGAATCTAGAAAACGCTTTACGGGAACTGCTGGCGAACTTGAGATTTTACCACCACAGGCTTCAAGAACAGGTGGAAGTGAGCGAGATCCTGGCTGAGCACTTTGATGTATTTCGCCAGAAAATTTCAGACAGAATCTATCATCCATTAAAGACCTTTGACAGTGTTCCTAGATTTAAAAACAGGATTTTAAAGATCCTTAAAAACTGGCTTACAGAGGCGAAGCTCATAGATGATATGGCTAAAACCGCCAATAAAAGGGGCTATGACCTGGATATAGATGTTTGCCGTCAAAAGGTAATAGTCATGATAGGAGAAATAATTGATACTTATGAAGGCATTGATCAGCTGTTAAAATCCATAGACAAGAAAAATACAAGATACACCAGGGCATCTGTGGAAAGGATGCAGTACTTTATTAACACTGACAGGGATTTAAAGGGCAAGCTGGTGGAAATCCTTAAAAAATTACCTGACATCAAGGACACAGAAGGAGATGGTAAGATATCAGAATTAAATATGGGTTTACCCTTATTCCAACAGGTATATATAGATGAGGATTCAATGTATACAGAGCCTCAAAAGAGAAGGGATCACATTCCTCGCAAGGCCAATTTACAAAGCACCATTAATAAAGAGGAATTGCAGGCAGAAATGGATGAGTTTAAAAAGAGGCTAGAGAAGACATATTCCCATCATAAGGTGGTTGATTATATTATGGAACAATTAGCCCAACAGGGTATACTTAGGGCCAGGGATTTGCAGCTTGGAACTGATGATGATTTTATCAAGCTTATTTTAGCTTGTATCAAAAATGATGAAGAAGATATTCCCTTTAAAATTGATTTTAAGGATGACTATCTGTTTATAAACGGTTACCGTATACCCAACCTTTTAATTGCCAGGAAGGAGGAGATTTCCTGATGTGGTCTGAGCAGTGGGAGAAGCTGAGTGAAAAAGATAAAGAGGAGTTTACCAGGGTTATTAACCTTCTATTAAATAAAACATTTATTCTAAGAGATGAGTATGACAGCAAGGCAAAAAGCATGGCAATCAATAGAGACTTTCGATTTATTGAAAGAAACTACTCCCTTGTCGAGGAGTATTTAAAAATTGCCGGCTGGCATGTACAAAATGACGCTTACAGGGGTGTAATGGCTGTCTATAACAGGTTTGGAACCAACCGTTATA
Above is a window of Desulfitibacter alkalitolerans DSM 16504 DNA encoding:
- a CDS encoding Wadjet anti-phage system protein JetA family protein, yielding MQFFDIYPENFFAVFSSLNKRIYIEALFVIRHAYQHTPVISKEDLVSSLIANLENQILALEEEDGVLSLEDNLSGRAHFLIRKFLETGWLEREQDSQSFTEQFVVPVYASKLLNLFHDLVSGKTTEYNGFVYSAYSILKTADLEREEYMYDGLRQAHQLTENLENALRELLANLRFYHHRLQEQVEVSEILAEHFDVFRQKISDRIYHPLKTFDSVPRFKNRILKILKNWLTEAKLIDDMAKTANKRGYDLDIDVCRQKVIVMIGEIIDTYEGIDQLLKSIDKKNTRYTRASVERMQYFINTDRDLKGKLVEILKKLPDIKDTEGDGKISELNMGLPLFQQVYIDEDSMYTEPQKRRDHIPRKANLQSTINKEELQAEMDEFKKRLEKTYSHHKVVDYIMEQLAQQGILRARDLQLGTDDDFIKLILACIKNDEEDIPFKIDFKDDYLFINGYRIPNLLIARKEEIS